The following are encoded together in the Malaya genurostris strain Urasoe2022 chromosome 3, Malgen_1.1, whole genome shotgun sequence genome:
- the LOC131438493 gene encoding zinc finger protein 836-like produces MDIDKICRLCCKTKCKLYSIHEAYGDYSLKELFSDILRIEVASDDELPQNICRLCQSTLTKMHETIEAFRENDRMLRLQNIGGMIEVDIKEEIIDIDEIEQNNIAQELQVDVIEEEIMSIEENVKYEVEACNLPLYDENIEEWLHSDCENEPEIDRIAETHPTEKSRSKKTRKRTVFSQKRIRSQQSQKGTTNIPRRRNRGHRRLPEFKCYICQSDSLGTAEALLAHLNAHIDKVPYTCTECVMETVVISKVTTLNIHLRMHKNPYKCPHCDRRYHSEHAIDTHVQMYHLGDNAPCPSPCEQCGKICASKLSLKRHQRLHTSGATCELCGKLFIGRNKLQRHIERKHQKLKKYECHLCKKKLCSLDSVQVHIKTMHSTMEVKCDYCGKSYPSENSLRYHLNKHEKDPNSKFSYDWKEYYTYVEAEVGSKPESRLKKCNLCGTVVKAISPHMLTVHFPKEYRCELCDAVFKRKTLFNIHMFEHEHGKAYKCPICGKEYSEKKNLLSHLKTKKHRDHPLAKSLDWLDAKRAPNTKVQVIRNDLES; encoded by the exons ATGGATATCGATAAAATTTGTCGTCTTTGCTGCAAAACTAAGTGCAAACTGTACTCAATTCATGAAGCGTATGGTGATTATTCGCTGAAGGAACTATTTAGTGATATTCTACGAATAGAG GTCGCGTCCGACGATGAGTTACCGCAAAATATTTGTAGATTATGTCAATCTACATTGACTAAAATGCACGAAACAATTGAAGCTTTCCGTGAAAACGATCGAATGCTACGATTACAGAATATTGGAGGTATGATAGAGGTGGACATTAAGGAAGAGATTATTGATATCGATGAAATAGAACAAAATAACATCGCCCAAGAACT GCAAGTTGACGTTatcgaagaggaaataatgtccATCGAAGAGAACGTAAAATATGAGGTCGAAGCATGTAATTTACCACTATACgatgaaaatattgaagaatggCTTCATTCAGATTGTGAGAATGAGCCTGAAATCGACAGGATTGCCGAAACACATCCCACGGAAAAAAGCCGttcaaagaaaacaagaaaaaggaCAGTGTTCTCCCAGAAACGAATTCGCTCGCAGCAATCACAAAAAGGCACTACAAATATTCCCAGAAGGCGTAATCGGGGTCACCGCCGGTTGCCCGAATTTAAATGTTACATCTGTCAGAGTGACTCACTGGGCACAGCGGAGGCTTTGCTTGCACATCTCAATGCTCACATAGATAAAGTACCATACACTTGTACTGAATGCGTCATGGAAACTGTTGTCATAAGCAAGGTAACGACACTAAACATTCATTTGCGGATGCATAAGAACCCATATAAGTGTCCGCACTGTGATCGAAGATATCACAGCGAGCATGCTATCGACACCCATGTACAGATGTACCACCTGGGCGACAATGCTCCCTGTCCATCGCCTTGTGAGCAATGTGGTAAGATTTGTGCATCGAAATTATCTCTTAAACGACACCAGAGATTGCACACAAGTGGAGCTACTTGCGAATTGTGTGGTAAACTGTTTATAGGTAGGAATAAACTTCAGCGGCATATCGAACGAAAACATCAAAAACTAAAGAAATATGAATGTCATTTATGTAAAAAGAAATTGTGCTCCTTAGACTCGGTTCAAGTACATATCAAAACGATGCATTCAACAATGGAAGTAAAATGCGATTACTGCGGCAAGAG ttACCCCTCGGAAAATTCTCTTCGATATCATCTGAACAAACATGAGAAGGATCCGAATAGCAAGTTTTCATATGATTGGAAAGAATACTATACATATGTTGAAGCTGAAGTAGGTTCGAAACCGGAGAGTAgattaaaaaaatgcaatttatGCGGAACTGTCGTCAAGGCCATTTCCCCTCATATGCTCACGGTGCACTTCCCCAAAGAATATCGGTGCGAGTTGTGCGATGcagttttcaaacgaaaaactttatttAATATTCATATGTTCGAACATGAACATGGCAAAGCTTATAAATGCCCAATTTGTGGCAAAGAATattctgagaaaaaaaatttgctatCGCATTTGAAAACCAAAAAACACCGGGATCATCCATTAGCTAAATCTCTTGACTGGCTGGACGCAAAACGAGCACCGAACACTAAAGTTCAAGTCATAAGAAACGATTTGGAAAGTTAA